From a region of the Planctomycetota bacterium genome:
- a CDS encoding glycoside hydrolase family 20 zincin-like fold domain-containing protein, whose protein sequence is MPAPRQFELSGEQPLGPAVLVVPGTPSDLVLSAAEEINLRLRELGHPPLRVVSAGSPDEAAFAGRRIELAIAPGAAQGRPQGYAIDSTGPTRVRLVGRDAQGLLWAAVTLRRLLQADPGGRPTLTSAIVNDWPDFPLRMVNPLTRYPRERTEAGLLDALRRRPDEPGRYADAYAHETKAALDFLVRLKLNLAWLPLGGVPHTLDALEAAAGTREKAELFLAALRRVTDYARARGVTVCEAVPCDVGVSPADDTDPEVSRCARHHTTRRYYCWSLDDRIRRRAEQAARLLGQAGYGLVLLQLPDTRYADANLWERRCQACRTRWGEDRATADAHLLNLWHRVFRQHAPAVSLLAVPSPADPGILLHPDHPTHDRLRAYWASLHEHLDAPQSFAVAVRESAQPAIEAFSRLVKPRPLYVLWNTDSTAGDDAWCPLFSSRARHAVTFARAGRMAGVLATSTSCSLLAAAAGAQYLWNADSPGAEPWAGDLNVERDGSEPAAFFGAALPPLLAAAYGDKAGPALAEVFLGCVSPSYCALPGDVARLAETANSASRMRQQYAALVRASASLERVWQRFETGERQLIYTDAAPSFYGLTEQVAHARVWASYHSVHLGVAEALRAGRSRRAIAAELSDAIPRVAADAATGRRLVARVAARPRAGAAEPSHWVARSLRALDSSEAEAALVGRLERLLKLVRGASVELREPLAAAPEALPLLPEAAEALTLRGKGAAHLSLVHYPTQGGGGSAIQIEGFTQPWQDGAAVGFPAADVTRYAGAASALRFYINGGGAGGQQLTFWLYARGAGGDPAPSDAKWPYVSLADYVAVDDLEATWQLVSIPLDRLLPRGYTQVTGFGLNNATYGEVCGPVWIDTMYVAPDAKPVEVEVPVQEPPAQPPATEARVLAVGVQPTTAMAADGPVSRLMLALKVVGNGALSNVRIVLRVIDPDGAELLTREAAVAERMRTPWWSPSIRCHLPRLVPKCRLEMTLASDEVRGTGAVEITW, encoded by the coding sequence GGGTCGCCGGACGAGGCGGCCTTCGCCGGCCGCCGCATCGAGCTGGCCATCGCCCCGGGAGCCGCCCAGGGGCGCCCGCAGGGGTACGCCATTGACAGCACCGGTCCCACGCGCGTGCGTCTTGTGGGGCGGGACGCGCAGGGCCTGCTCTGGGCAGCCGTGACCCTGCGCCGTTTGCTCCAGGCGGATCCCGGGGGCCGCCCCACCCTCACGTCAGCGATCGTGAACGACTGGCCCGACTTCCCCCTCCGGATGGTCAACCCGCTGACCCGATACCCCAGGGAGCGGACTGAGGCGGGCCTCCTCGATGCCCTCCGGCGCCGGCCCGACGAGCCCGGCCGCTACGCCGACGCCTACGCGCACGAGACCAAGGCGGCCCTGGACTTCCTGGTGCGCCTGAAGCTGAACCTCGCGTGGCTGCCGCTGGGAGGCGTGCCGCACACGCTCGACGCGCTGGAGGCCGCTGCCGGGACCCGTGAGAAGGCAGAGCTTTTCCTGGCCGCCTTGCGTCGCGTAACCGACTACGCCCGGGCGCGCGGCGTCACGGTCTGCGAGGCCGTGCCCTGCGACGTGGGCGTCTCGCCCGCCGACGACACGGACCCCGAAGTCTCGCGTTGCGCGCGGCACCACACCACGAGGCGATACTACTGCTGGAGCCTCGATGACCGCATCCGCCGGCGAGCTGAGCAGGCCGCGCGTCTGCTCGGCCAGGCGGGCTACGGCCTGGTCCTGCTGCAACTGCCTGACACGCGCTACGCCGATGCGAACCTGTGGGAGCGCCGTTGCCAGGCGTGCCGGACGCGCTGGGGCGAGGACCGCGCCACCGCCGATGCCCACCTGCTCAACCTGTGGCACCGCGTCTTCCGGCAGCACGCGCCGGCAGTATCCCTGCTCGCGGTCCCCTCTCCAGCCGACCCGGGCATCCTGCTCCACCCGGACCACCCGACGCATGATCGCCTGCGGGCCTACTGGGCCTCGCTGCATGAACACCTCGACGCGCCGCAGAGCTTCGCCGTGGCGGTGCGCGAGAGCGCGCAACCTGCTATCGAGGCGTTCTCGCGCCTCGTCAAGCCGCGCCCCCTCTATGTGCTATGGAACACCGACTCCACGGCGGGCGATGATGCGTGGTGCCCGCTCTTCTCGAGCCGGGCCCGCCACGCCGTGACGTTCGCACGGGCAGGCCGTATGGCTGGCGTGCTGGCCACCTCGACGTCGTGCTCGCTCCTTGCGGCAGCCGCCGGCGCCCAGTACCTGTGGAATGCGGATTCGCCCGGAGCGGAGCCGTGGGCGGGGGATCTGAACGTCGAGCGTGATGGCTCGGAGCCTGCGGCGTTCTTCGGCGCGGCGCTGCCGCCGCTGCTGGCCGCGGCCTATGGCGACAAGGCGGGCCCCGCGCTCGCCGAGGTGTTCCTCGGGTGCGTTAGCCCATCGTACTGCGCCCTGCCCGGCGACGTCGCGCGCCTGGCCGAAACGGCCAACTCGGCGTCCCGGATGCGGCAGCAGTATGCTGCTCTGGTGCGCGCCAGCGCCAGCCTCGAGCGCGTCTGGCAGCGGTTCGAGACGGGCGAGCGACAGCTCATCTACACCGACGCCGCGCCCTCCTTCTACGGCCTGACGGAGCAGGTCGCCCACGCGCGGGTGTGGGCGAGCTACCATTCGGTGCACCTCGGGGTCGCCGAGGCCCTTCGAGCCGGCCGTTCCCGGCGCGCCATCGCGGCGGAACTCAGCGACGCGATCCCGCGCGTCGCGGCCGACGCGGCGACGGGGAGGCGGCTGGTGGCCCGCGTGGCCGCTCGCCCGAGGGCCGGGGCCGCCGAGCCGAGCCATTGGGTGGCCCGCTCGTTGCGCGCGCTCGACAGTTCCGAGGCCGAGGCGGCCCTGGTGGGGCGGCTCGAGCGGCTGCTCAAGCTGGTCCGCGGCGCCTCGGTCGAGCTTCGCGAGCCGCTCGCCGCCGCCCCGGAGGCGCTGCCGTTGCTCCCCGAGGCGGCGGAGGCCCTCACGCTCCGTGGCAAGGGCGCCGCTCACCTGAGTCTCGTGCACTACCCCACGCAGGGCGGCGGCGGCAGCGCCATCCAGATCGAGGGCTTCACACAGCCCTGGCAGGATGGAGCCGCGGTGGGCTTCCCGGCGGCGGACGTGACGCGCTACGCGGGCGCCGCAAGCGCCCTGCGCTTCTACATCAACGGCGGCGGCGCGGGGGGCCAGCAGCTCACCTTCTGGCTCTACGCGCGCGGCGCCGGCGGCGACCCCGCGCCGTCCGACGCCAAGTGGCCCTACGTTTCGCTGGCCGACTATGTGGCCGTTGACGACCTCGAGGCCACCTGGCAGCTCGTGAGCATTCCCCTCGACCGCCTCTTGCCCAGAGGCTATACCCAGGTGACGGGCTTCGGGCTGAACAACGCCACGTACGGCGAGGTGTGCGGCCCGGTGTGGATTGACACGATGTATGTCGCGCCCGACGCCAAACCCGTCGAGGTCGAGGTGCCCGTGCAGGAACCGCCGGCTCAGCCGCCGGCCACGGAGGCGCGCGTCCTCGCCGTCGGTGTGCAGCCGACCACGGCCATGGCAGCCGACGGCCCGGTCAGCCGCCTGATGCTCGCCCTCAAGGTCGTGGGCAACGGCGCCCTCTCGAACGTCCGGATTGTCCTCCGCGTGATCGATCCGGACGGCGCGGAGTTGCTCACGCGCGAGGCCGCTGTGGCCGAGCGGATGCGCACGCCCTGGTGGTCGCCCTCGATCCGATGCCATCTCCCGCGTCTGGTGCCGAAGTGCCGGCTCGAGATGACCCTGGCGAGCGACGAGGTCCGCGGCACGGGCGCGGTGGAAATCACCTGGTAG
- a CDS encoding sulfatase-like hydrolase/transferase — protein MAKPRADKPNVIVFFTDQQRWDGSGLFGNPLDLTPNYDRVATQGTHCQFGFTCQPVCAPARSVLQTGLYATATGTWRNGIPLRRGLRTLAHHFNDAGYHTGYIGKWHLASQSVVPPDERGGYQYWLGADVLEFCSDAYDCVMYDGDGREVKLPGYRVDAQTDAAIRYVDAHQHEPFFLFLSYLEPHFQNHLDDYPPPDGYRERYTGRWVPADLAALGGSTHAHLGGYWGMIKRLDEAFGRLLDALRSLGLAENTIVLFTSDHGCHFKTRNSEYKRSCHESSIRIPMALTGPGFFGGGCLRQLVSLVDMPPTLLDAAGIPVPREMQGRSILPLTKGATQDWPEEVFVQISEAQVARCVRTRRWKYSVSAPDKKGWTDSASDRYVEEFLYDLQADPHELDNRIHLESHRKVADVMRARLVRRMVAAGEAAPVIEPVAARAGGQKRVTPEEARQ, from the coding sequence ATGGCAAAGCCACGCGCCGACAAGCCGAACGTGATCGTGTTCTTCACTGACCAGCAGCGGTGGGACGGTTCGGGCCTCTTCGGCAACCCGCTGGACCTGACGCCCAACTACGACCGCGTGGCCACCCAGGGCACTCACTGCCAGTTCGGCTTCACGTGCCAGCCGGTGTGCGCGCCGGCCCGGTCCGTGCTTCAGACCGGCCTCTACGCCACGGCCACCGGCACGTGGCGCAACGGTATTCCGCTGCGCCGCGGCCTGAGGACCCTCGCGCACCACTTCAACGACGCGGGCTACCACACGGGCTACATCGGCAAGTGGCACCTCGCGAGCCAGAGCGTCGTGCCGCCCGATGAGCGCGGCGGCTATCAGTACTGGCTGGGGGCCGACGTGCTGGAGTTCTGCTCCGACGCTTACGACTGCGTGATGTACGACGGCGACGGCCGCGAGGTGAAGCTGCCCGGCTACCGCGTGGACGCGCAGACCGACGCGGCCATCCGCTACGTGGACGCCCACCAGCACGAGCCTTTCTTCCTCTTCCTCTCGTACCTCGAGCCGCACTTCCAGAATCACCTGGACGACTATCCGCCGCCCGACGGCTATCGCGAGCGCTACACGGGCCGTTGGGTGCCCGCCGACCTCGCGGCCCTGGGCGGCTCCACCCACGCCCACCTGGGCGGCTACTGGGGCATGATCAAGCGCCTCGACGAGGCATTCGGCCGCCTGCTCGACGCCCTGAGGAGCCTGGGCCTGGCCGAGAACACCATCGTGCTCTTCACCAGCGATCACGGCTGCCACTTCAAGACGCGCAACAGCGAGTACAAGCGCTCGTGCCACGAGAGTTCGATCCGTATCCCGATGGCGCTCACCGGGCCCGGCTTCTTCGGCGGCGGGTGCCTCCGCCAACTTGTCAGCCTCGTGGATATGCCGCCGACGCTGCTCGACGCCGCGGGGATTCCTGTGCCCCGCGAGATGCAGGGCCGCTCGATCCTGCCGCTCACCAAAGGGGCGACTCAGGACTGGCCCGAGGAGGTGTTCGTCCAGATCAGCGAGGCCCAGGTGGCCCGCTGCGTACGCACCCGCCGCTGGAAGTACAGCGTCTCGGCCCCTGACAAGAAGGGCTGGACCGATTCCGCCTCCGACCGCTACGTCGAGGAGTTCCTCTACGACCTTCAGGCTGACCCGCACGAACTCGATAACCGCATCCACCTGGAATCGCACCGCAAGGTAGCTGATGTGATGCGCGCGCGCCTCGTCCGCCGCATGGTCGCGGCGGGCGAGGCGGCGCCCGTCATTGAGCCCGTGGCGGCCCGGGCCGGCGGCCAGAAGCGCGTGACTCCTGAGGAGGCCCGGCAGTAG
- a CDS encoding peptidylprolyl isomerase, with protein MTRRALAALVWWLPLASLAAEAPKEKAPPETQPPKHERLAPGTYAHLRTAKGEIVFRLLDDKAPKTVANFVELARGERPWKAADGRWVAKPFYDGLTFHRIENDVLKLIQGGCPKGDGTGGPGYKFDDETDETLRFDRPGVVAMANSGPNTNGSQFFITLAPAPALDKRFTIFGEVVRGLDVAEAISQMPSEPRGSGANVTHVAKEPVVIQAVTIETVKDEGAPKGK; from the coding sequence GTGACCCGTCGCGCCCTCGCCGCACTGGTGTGGTGGCTGCCGCTCGCATCGCTGGCCGCGGAGGCCCCGAAGGAAAAGGCTCCCCCCGAGACCCAACCGCCGAAGCACGAGAGGCTGGCTCCCGGCACCTACGCCCACCTGAGGACGGCGAAGGGCGAGATCGTGTTCCGCCTGCTGGACGACAAGGCGCCGAAGACGGTGGCGAACTTCGTGGAGCTGGCGAGGGGCGAGCGGCCGTGGAAGGCCGCGGACGGCCGCTGGGTGGCTAAGCCGTTCTACGACGGTCTGACGTTCCACCGCATCGAGAACGACGTGCTGAAGCTCATCCAAGGCGGGTGCCCGAAGGGCGACGGCACGGGCGGCCCGGGCTACAAGTTCGACGACGAGACCGATGAGACGCTCAGGTTCGACAGGCCCGGGGTGGTGGCGATGGCCAACTCGGGGCCGAACACAAACGGCAGCCAGTTCTTCATCACGCTCGCGCCGGCGCCGGCGTTGGACAAGCGGTTCACGATCTTCGGGGAGGTCGTGCGCGGCCTGGACGTGGCCGAGGCGATCAGCCAGATGCCCTCCGAGCCGAGGGGCTCTGGCGCCAACGTCACTCACGTGGCCAAGGAGCCGGTCGTCATCCAGGCGGTGACGATTGAGACGGTGAAAGACGAGGGCGCGCCGAAGGGCAAGTGA
- a CDS encoding WYL domain-containing protein, producing the protein MATQEKGQRVSRLLEMVTLFQSGSGWTARALAERFGVSETRVFHDVRALRDAGVPVQRSRAGYRIAPSFFLPSVQLTPQEALALLFPVEVFTGALASEEVQHSARTKLLSCLPPTVRRWAEELSQRSDVALPAAGLNREVFAAVSAAVAEHRRIAIIYSGRTTETLRRLEVDPYAVVFRKHAWYLVAFSVTHKEVRKFRVSRIGAVETTPLRFSAPKDFSLARYFDGVWYVFGGKPQEVGIRLGPRAARLVRERKPHPGQTIQGFSDGSAFYRARVANLEELAWWLVQFGDQVTVAYPPALRDLVLELARGVLRAHGVPVARGPQPYAQASQMPVDMIAEPGGEVPPAGQS; encoded by the coding sequence GTGGCCACCCAGGAGAAGGGCCAGCGGGTGTCGCGCCTGCTGGAGATGGTGACGCTATTCCAGTCGGGCAGCGGGTGGACGGCTCGCGCTCTGGCCGAGCGGTTCGGCGTGTCGGAGACGCGCGTCTTCCACGACGTGCGGGCGCTTCGGGACGCCGGCGTGCCCGTGCAACGCTCGCGCGCGGGCTACCGCATCGCCCCGTCGTTCTTCCTGCCCTCGGTGCAATTGACGCCGCAGGAGGCGCTCGCGCTGCTCTTCCCCGTGGAGGTGTTCACAGGGGCGCTGGCCTCCGAAGAGGTGCAGCACAGCGCGCGGACCAAACTGCTCTCCTGCCTGCCGCCCACGGTGCGCCGATGGGCCGAGGAACTCAGCCAGCGCAGCGATGTGGCGCTCCCCGCGGCGGGCCTCAACCGCGAGGTCTTCGCCGCCGTGAGCGCCGCTGTGGCCGAGCACCGGCGGATCGCCATCATCTACTCGGGGCGGACGACCGAGACCCTCCGCCGCCTCGAGGTGGACCCGTACGCCGTGGTCTTCCGCAAGCACGCCTGGTACCTCGTCGCCTTCTCGGTCACCCACAAGGAGGTGCGCAAGTTCCGCGTCTCGCGGATCGGCGCTGTGGAGACGACCCCGCTGCGGTTCAGCGCGCCGAAGGACTTCTCGCTCGCGCGCTACTTCGACGGCGTGTGGTACGTCTTCGGCGGCAAGCCCCAGGAGGTAGGAATCCGCCTCGGGCCGCGCGCCGCGCGGCTCGTGCGCGAGCGCAAGCCGCACCCCGGGCAGACCATCCAGGGCTTCAGCGACGGCTCGGCCTTCTACCGGGCACGCGTGGCGAACCTCGAGGAACTCGCCTGGTGGCTCGTGCAGTTCGGGGACCAGGTGACCGTGGCCTATCCGCCCGCCCTGCGCGACCTCGTGCTCGAGCTGGCCAGGGGAGTCCTTCGCGCGCACGGCGTGCCCGTGGCCCGCGGGCCGCAGCCGTACGCCCAGGCCTCCCAGATGCCCGTGGACATGATTGCAGAGCCCGGGGGCGAGGTGCCCCCAGCCGGCCAGAGCTGA
- a CDS encoding Gfo/Idh/MocA family oxidoreductase produces the protein MVKVGIVGVGFMGKMHFNTYNAYKRCKVVALADHDPKKLAGDWSTIGGNIADKRAAQVDLSGLKLYSPPAELFKDPEVDLVDITLPTFSHAKYAVAALEAGKHVVCEKPMGLSLAECDRMIAAAKAAKRQLFIAHCIRFWPDYKVLKQIIASGRYGKVLSATFWRKSLTPTWSWDNWLLDAKRSGSALVDLHIHDTDYVNYVFGVPQAVSSSGVVGAVSKGGVDAVVTHYIYPHGPHVVAEGTWALAPGFGFTHGFCVTLEKATVEMDCRSGKPLTVHPLQGKSITPKLPKDDGYVAELKHFVDCVAKGRGSDIVTPHDARDALAVCLAEERSVKTGRVVRTR, from the coding sequence ATGGTCAAGGTCGGCATCGTGGGCGTGGGGTTCATGGGCAAGATGCACTTCAACACCTACAACGCCTACAAGCGCTGCAAGGTGGTGGCACTGGCCGACCACGACCCGAAGAAGCTGGCGGGCGACTGGAGCACGATCGGCGGGAACATCGCGGATAAGCGGGCGGCCCAGGTGGACCTCTCCGGCCTCAAGCTCTACTCGCCGCCGGCCGAGCTGTTCAAGGACCCCGAGGTGGACCTGGTGGATATCACGCTGCCGACCTTCTCGCACGCGAAGTACGCCGTGGCGGCGCTGGAGGCCGGCAAGCACGTGGTCTGCGAGAAGCCGATGGGCCTGTCGCTGGCCGAGTGTGACCGGATGATCGCCGCGGCCAAGGCGGCCAAGCGGCAGCTCTTCATCGCCCACTGCATCCGCTTCTGGCCCGACTACAAGGTCCTCAAGCAGATCATCGCCAGCGGCAGGTACGGCAAGGTGCTCAGCGCCACCTTCTGGCGCAAGAGCCTCACCCCCACCTGGAGCTGGGACAACTGGCTGCTCGACGCCAAACGCAGCGGCAGCGCGCTGGTGGACCTGCATATCCACGATACCGACTATGTCAACTACGTCTTCGGCGTGCCGCAGGCCGTCTCGTCGTCGGGCGTGGTGGGCGCGGTCTCGAAGGGCGGCGTGGACGCGGTGGTGACCCACTACATCTACCCCCACGGCCCGCACGTGGTGGCCGAGGGCACCTGGGCGCTGGCGCCCGGCTTCGGCTTCACCCACGGCTTCTGCGTCACGCTGGAGAAGGCCACAGTGGAGATGGACTGCCGCAGCGGCAAGCCGCTCACCGTGCACCCGCTCCAAGGCAAGTCCATCACCCCCAAGCTGCCCAAGGACGACGGCTACGTGGCCGAGCTGAAGCACTTCGTGGACTGCGTGGCGAAGGGGAGGGGGTCCGACATCGTGACCCCGCACGACGCGCGCGACGCGCTCGCCGTGTGCCTGGCGGAGGAGCGGTCCGTCAAGACCGGGAGGGTCGTGAGGACGCGCTGA
- the gltX gene encoding glutamate--tRNA ligase produces the protein MPSQVRVRIAPSPTGDPHVGTAYIALFNRCFARQQGGKFVLRIEDTDRARSTPESERAIFASLRWLGLDYDEGPDVGGPFGPYRQSERSDIYREHADLLLSRGAAYRCFCTAERLEALRQEQRAAKLDPRYDRHCLALPAAEAERRAAAGEPHVVRLRIPEGETTYDDKLRGHITFQNATIDDQVLLKSDGFPTYHLANVVDDHLMQITHVCRAEEWITSTPKHVLLYQAFGWEMPEFIHMPLLRNADRSKISKRKNPTSLEWYKAQGYLPEALLNFLALMGFSMPDEREVFTMAEMIEAFSWDRVRTGGPVFDLAKLDWLNGVYIRNLPEPELARRLAEANAHAASAPPAYLAAIVPLVRERLKKLADFDQWASFFFADDLVYPPDSLIPKKSTREEAQAMLAASLGALAQVADWSPASLEEAAKALCAARQWKPANAFMALRVAITGSSASPPLFESMAVLGRDRSLARIRRAMATLQQP, from the coding sequence ATGCCCAGCCAGGTCCGCGTTCGCATCGCGCCCAGCCCCACGGGCGACCCGCACGTGGGAACGGCCTATATTGCATTGTTCAACCGCTGCTTCGCGCGCCAGCAGGGCGGCAAGTTCGTGCTGCGCATCGAGGACACCGACCGGGCGCGCTCGACACCCGAATCGGAGCGGGCGATCTTCGCGTCCCTGCGCTGGCTCGGACTCGACTACGACGAAGGCCCCGACGTGGGCGGCCCGTTCGGCCCCTATCGCCAGAGCGAGCGGAGCGACATCTACCGCGAGCATGCCGACCTGCTGCTCTCGCGCGGCGCGGCCTACCGCTGCTTCTGCACCGCCGAGCGCCTCGAGGCGCTGCGCCAGGAGCAACGCGCGGCCAAGCTCGACCCGCGCTACGACCGCCACTGCCTCGCGCTGCCCGCAGCCGAGGCCGAGCGCCGCGCCGCGGCCGGCGAGCCGCACGTCGTCCGCCTCAGAATCCCGGAGGGCGAGACCACCTACGACGACAAGTTGCGCGGGCACATCACGTTCCAGAACGCCACCATTGACGACCAGGTGCTGCTCAAGAGCGACGGCTTCCCGACCTATCATCTGGCCAACGTGGTGGACGACCATCTGATGCAGATCACCCACGTGTGCCGCGCCGAGGAGTGGATCACCTCGACCCCCAAGCACGTGCTCCTCTACCAGGCGTTCGGCTGGGAGATGCCCGAGTTCATCCACATGCCGCTCCTGCGCAACGCCGACCGCAGCAAGATCTCGAAACGCAAGAACCCCACCTCGCTCGAATGGTACAAAGCCCAGGGCTATCTGCCCGAGGCGCTGCTCAACTTCCTCGCCCTCATGGGCTTCTCGATGCCCGACGAGCGCGAGGTCTTCACAATGGCCGAAATGATCGAGGCCTTCTCGTGGGACCGCGTGAGGACGGGCGGCCCTGTGTTCGACCTCGCGAAGCTCGACTGGCTGAACGGCGTCTACATCCGCAACCTGCCCGAGCCCGAGCTCGCGCGCCGCCTGGCCGAGGCCAACGCCCACGCCGCCTCCGCGCCGCCCGCCTACCTCGCCGCCATCGTGCCGCTCGTGCGCGAGCGCCTCAAGAAACTCGCCGACTTCGACCAGTGGGCCTCCTTCTTCTTCGCCGATGACCTCGTCTACCCCCCCGACTCGCTCATCCCCAAGAAGTCCACCCGCGAAGAGGCGCAGGCCATGCTGGCGGCGTCGCTGGGGGCTCTCGCCCAGGTCGCCGACTGGTCCCCTGCGTCGCTCGAAGAGGCCGCCAAGGCCCTGTGCGCCGCGCGGCAATGGAAGCCTGCCAACGCCTTCATGGCCCTGCGTGTCGCCATCACGGGCAGCTCAGCGTCCCCTCCTCTTTTCGAGTCCATGGCCGTGCTCGGCCGCGACCGGAGCCTGGCCAGAATCCGTCGAGCCATGGCCACCCTCCAGCAACCGTAA
- the rpsB gene encoding 30S ribosomal protein S2 — protein MTSISVKELLDAGVHYGHRTSRWNPRMAPYIYGKRKGIHIIDLRQTVRGLAKARRFLTQVASQGLPVLFVGTKRQAAATVREEAGSRGIPYVADRWLGGTLTNFQTIRRSLGRLEELERIETTPEFASLPKKVVAIHMREKRKILRNLEGIRNLNGRPAALVVVDPKRDKIAVNEAVKLGIPVIALIDTDSDPENISICIPCNEDSIRSVQVILGYLIEAVVEGWNLSAAADKGAGAGPQRPAPKPAAPPAPPAAPPAAPEASATA, from the coding sequence TTGACAAGCATCTCGGTCAAGGAGTTGTTGGACGCGGGCGTGCACTATGGCCATCGCACGAGCCGCTGGAATCCCCGGATGGCGCCGTACATCTACGGCAAGCGCAAGGGGATTCACATCATTGACCTCCGGCAGACCGTCCGTGGTCTCGCCAAAGCCCGCCGCTTCCTCACCCAGGTCGCGAGCCAGGGCCTCCCGGTGCTCTTCGTGGGCACCAAGCGCCAGGCCGCTGCCACCGTTCGCGAAGAGGCCGGTTCGCGCGGCATCCCCTACGTCGCCGACCGCTGGCTCGGCGGCACCCTCACCAACTTCCAGACCATCCGCAGGAGCCTCGGCCGCCTCGAGGAGCTCGAACGGATCGAGACCACCCCGGAGTTCGCCTCGCTCCCGAAGAAGGTCGTGGCCATCCACATGCGCGAGAAGCGCAAGATCCTGCGCAACCTCGAAGGCATCCGCAACCTCAACGGGCGCCCCGCGGCTCTCGTGGTCGTGGACCCCAAGCGCGATAAGATCGCTGTCAACGAGGCCGTGAAGCTCGGCATCCCCGTCATCGCCCTGATTGACACGGACTCGGACCCCGAGAACATCAGCATCTGCATCCCGTGCAATGAGGACTCGATCCGCTCGGTGCAGGTGATCCTGGGATATCTGATCGAAGCCGTCGTGGAGGGCTGGAACCTGTCGGCGGCCGCCGACAAGGGGGCCGGCGCAGGCCCTCAGCGGCCCGCCCCGAAGCCCGCAGCACCCCCCGCGCCCCCGGCCGCGCCGCCCGCGGCCCCCGAGGCGTCGGCCACCGCGTGA
- the tsf gene encoding translation elongation factor Ts, giving the protein MAITAETVKQLRDMTGLGMMKCKEALEATQGDLEKAVEYLRKLGLKTAEKRAGRETSEGVIASYIHSNSKIGVLLELKCESDFVARNDDFRQLARDLCMQVAATRPIAVSRDQVPPAVIEKEREIYREQVKDKPPQAVEKIVAGKLDAFFKEHCLLDQPFVKDPKHTVADLLNALIAKLGENIAVNRFVRLQLGE; this is encoded by the coding sequence ATGGCCATCACCGCTGAAACCGTCAAGCAACTCCGCGACATGACCGGCCTCGGCATGATGAAGTGCAAGGAAGCCCTCGAAGCCACCCAGGGCGACCTCGAGAAGGCCGTCGAATACCTGCGCAAGCTGGGCCTCAAGACCGCCGAGAAGCGCGCCGGCCGCGAAACCTCCGAGGGCGTCATCGCCTCCTACATCCACTCCAACTCCAAGATCGGCGTCCTCCTCGAACTCAAGTGCGAGTCCGACTTCGTCGCCCGCAACGACGACTTCCGCCAGCTCGCCCGCGACCTGTGCATGCAGGTGGCCGCCACCCGGCCCATCGCCGTCTCCCGGGACCAGGTGCCCCCCGCGGTCATCGAGAAGGAACGCGAGATCTACCGCGAGCAGGTCAAGGACAAGCCGCCCCAGGCCGTCGAGAAGATCGTGGCTGGCAAGCTCGACGCCTTCTTCAAGGAGCACTGCCTCCTCGATCAGCCCTTCGTCAAGGACCCCAAGCACACGGTCGCCGACCTCCTCAACGCCCTGATCGCCAAGCTCGGCGAGAACATCGCCGTGAACCGGTTCGTGCGCCTTCAACTCGGGGAATGA
- the pyrH gene encoding UMP kinase produces the protein MPTPRYQRVLLKISGEGFCREGASGIDHDALLSIAQQCRDVNRLGVELAIVIGGGNFIRGQVLAQRGISRVTADHMGMLATVINALALMDALEALGVVTRVQTAIHMADVAEPYIRRRAIRHLEKGRVVILAAGTGNPYFSTDTTAALRATELGAEVLLKATKVDAVYSANPHVDPKAERYETLSYMEVLKKNLRVMDATAITLCRENALPIIVFDLLTPGNVQRVICGEPLGTLVATDDLVAKGR, from the coding sequence ATGCCCACCCCACGCTACCAGCGGGTGCTCCTGAAGATCAGCGGCGAAGGCTTCTGCCGCGAGGGCGCCAGCGGCATTGACCACGATGCCCTCCTCTCCATCGCCCAGCAGTGCCGCGACGTCAACCGCCTCGGCGTGGAACTCGCCATCGTCATCGGCGGCGGCAACTTCATCCGCGGCCAGGTGCTCGCCCAGCGCGGCATCAGCCGCGTCACCGCCGACCACATGGGCATGCTCGCCACCGTGATCAACGCGCTCGCCCTCATGGACGCCCTGGAGGCCCTCGGAGTCGTCACCCGCGTCCAAACCGCCATCCACATGGCCGACGTGGCCGAGCCCTACATCCGGCGCCGCGCCATTCGCCACCTCGAGAAGGGCCGCGTGGTCATCCTCGCCGCCGGCACCGGCAACCCCTACTTCTCCACCGACACCACCGCCGCCCTCCGCGCGACCGAGCTGGGGGCCGAGGTGCTCCTCAAGGCCACCAAGGTGGACGCCGTCTACTCCGCCAACCCCCACGTGGACCCCAAGGCGGAGCGCTACGAGACCCTCAGCTACATGGAAGTGCTCAAGAAGAACCTCCGCGTCATGGACGCCACCGCCATCACCCTCTGCCGCGAGAACGCCCTCCCCATCATCGTCTTCGACCTCCTGACCCCTGGAAACGTCCAGCGCGTCATCTGCGGGGAGCCCCTCGGCACCCTGGTGGCGACCGACGACCTCGTCGCCAAGGGCAGATAA